A portion of the Podospora pseudoanserina strain CBS 124.78 chromosome 2, whole genome shotgun sequence genome contains these proteins:
- the FLC3_1 gene encoding putative flavin carrier protein 3 (EggNog:ENOG503NW1I; COG:S) produces MRLSLTRPVAAFASLAALVAPAMAEPILQSNSLNSCQENSLFSASLFKVVFTPNNKTANVDIVAVSSVQGNVTFDVEVSAYGFPIIKQKVSPCDMGLAGLCPMTAGKIPLNFNLPVTGDALEQVPGIAYNFPDLDATVKVIFTMTDGPEAGNAVACVEADISNGKTVDLLGVKWATAIVAGLALTSSAIMSGLGHYNAASHVAANALSLFGYFQAQAMLGLTGVPLPPVVMSWTQDFQWSMGIIRLEFMQDIFTWYQRATGGTPATIFDSLTTVSVQVEKRSLDFIEAGMSLAKRSVAMMPRSIAEPLGQAMKRDLMRRANIETSSGSYIVYGIQRVAFRAGIESTNVFMTCVAFFCLMVIFVSLAVAAFKGACEMAVKNKMMDSDKFLDFRNGWLTVLKGILFRLTLIGFPSMAIMCLWEFTQNDSAALMVLAVFFLIGMTTTLCWAAFKVIMIARRSIVMHNNPAYILFSDPQALNKWGFLYVQFRASAYYFILPYLGYLGLKAMFIAFAQHSGTVQAVGFLIIEAGALIAASVLRPWMDKSTNSFNIAICAINFVNSIFLMIFTEVFNQPRLVTGVVGVVLWIANASFALVLLLMLIVTTVIVIFRDNPDGRYTYMADDRTSFMKSQTHLTTTTELDALAATARGGKEGFNKGMDLDDDAESITSDSLRRQTERLGVPSAHSNQSFGAHSNNSFGAHSNQSFGAQSNYNNQGYGNRPQSPANPSMPFFPADGPRSPPRYQDNGSMRAPSPFDGSPPYRNQNNSPGPGAFRQQNNASPSPWQRGAGYD; encoded by the exons ATGAGGTTATCTTTAACACGGCCCGTTGCGGCCTTCGCGTCGCTCGCGGCGCTCGTCGCACCAGCAATGGCAGAGCCGATTCTCCAGTCGAACTCGCTCAACTCTTGTCAGGAAAACTCGCTGTTCAGCGCCAGCTTGTTCAAGGTCGTCTTCACACCAAATAACAAAACAGCCAACGTCGACATTGTAGCTGTCTCGTCAGTCCAGGGCAACGTCACTTTCGATGTCGAGGTCTCGGCCTATGgtttccccatcatcaagcaaAAAGTCAGCCCATGCGATATGGGTCTGGCTGGTCTCTGTCCCATGACAGCAGGCAAGATTCCTCTCAACTTCAACCTTCCCGTTACCGGTGACGCCCTGGAACAAGTACCTGGAATCGCCTACAACTTCCCCGATCTCGACGCCACCGTAAAGGTGATTTTTACCATGACGGATGGTCCCGAGGCAGGAAACGCTGTTGCTTGCGTGGAGGCTGATATTTCCAACGGAAAGACGGTGGATTTGCTTGGTGTCAAGTGGGCTACTGCCATTGTCGCTGGTTTGGCTCTCACATCGTCGGCTATCATGTCCGGTCTCGGCCACTACAATGCCGCTTCCCACGTCGCTGCCAACGCCCTCTCGCTCTTTGGTTACTTCCAGGCCCAGGCCATGCTTGGTCTCACTGGTGTGCCTCTGCCGCCTGTTGTCATGTCGTGGACCCAGGATTTCCAGTGGAGCATGGGAATCATTCGTCTCGAGTTCATGCAGGACATCTTTACCTGGTACCAGCGCGCCACTGGTGGTACTCCGGCCACCATCTTCGACTCGCTTACGACCGTTTCCGTGCAAGTTGAGAAGCGATCTCTGGATTTTATCGAAGCTGGTATGAGCCTCGCGAAGCGCTCTGTGGCCATGATGCCGAGGAGCATCGCTGAGCCTCTCGGGCAAGCCATGAAGCGGGACCTCATGCGTCGCGCCAATATCGAGACCAGCTCCGGCAGTTACATCGTGTACGGGATCCAGCGTGTGGCCTTCCGCGCAGGCATCGAGTCGACCAACGTTTTCATGACTTGCgtggccttcttctgcttgaTGGTCATTTTTGTCAGTCTGGCCGTGGCCGCTTTCAAGGGTGCCTGCGAGATGGCcgtcaagaacaagatgatggaCAGCGACAAGTTCCTCGACTTCCGCAACGGCTGGCTCACGGTCCTCAAGGGCATCTTGTTCCGTCTTACCCTCATCGGGTTCCCGTCCATGGCCATCATGTGCTTGTGGGAGTTCACCCAGAACGATTCGGCTGCCCTGATGGTCCTGGCTGTCTTTTTCCTGATCGGAATGACGACCACGCTCTGCTGGGCCGCCTTCAAGGTGATTATGATTGCCCGCCGCTCCATCGTCATGCACAACAACCCGGCCTATATCCTCTTCTCGGACCCCCAGGCACTTAACAAGTGGGGCTTCCTCTACGTGCAGTTCAGAGCCTCCGCCTACTACTTCATCCTGCCCTACCTTGGCTACTTGGGACTCAAGGCCATGTTCATCGCCTTTGCGCAGCACTCGGGAACCGTTCAGGCCGTGGGTTTTCTTATCATTGAAGCCGGCGCCCTGATTGCCGCCAGCGTTCTTCGCCCATGGATGGACAAGAGCACCAACTCTTTCAACATTGCCATCTGCGCCATCAACTTTGTCAACTCGATCTTTTTGATGATCTTCACCGAGGTCTTTAACCAGCCCAGACTCGTCACTGGCGTTGTGGGCGTCGTGTTGTGGATTGCTAATGCTTCCTTTGCGCTGGttttgctgttgatgctCATTGTCACCACTGTCATTGTCATCTTCCGCGACAACCCGGATGGCCGTTACACCTACATGGCCGATGACAGAACCTCGTTCATGAAGTCTCAGACGCACCTCACGACGACTACCGAGCTGGACGCGCTCGCGGCCACCGCTCGCGGCGGCAAGGAGGGTTTCAACAAAGGCATGGACCTGGACGATGACGCCGAATCTATTACATCGGACTCGCTCCGGCGCCAGACCGAGAGGCTCGGCGTGCCTTCTGCTCACTCTAACCAGAGCTTTGGTGCtcactccaacaacagcttTGGCGCTCACTCCAACCAGAGCTTTGGCGCCCAGTCGAACTACAACAACCAGGGCTACGGCAACCGCCCCCAATCTCCAGCCAATCCGTCGATGCCATTCTTCCCCGCCGACGGACCTCGCAGCCCGCCGAGGTACCAAGACAACGGGTCGATGCGGGCGCCCAGTCCGTTTGATGGCTCTCCGCCCTATCGAAACCAGAACAACAGCCCAGGTCCGGGCGCCTTCCGGCAACAAAACAACGCTAG CCCAAGTCCTTGGCAACGCGGTGCCGGCTACGACTAA
- a CDS encoding hypothetical protein (COG:S; EggNog:ENOG503PEUE), whose amino-acid sequence MVASFVWTAEEAKYLKAVLRWQDAPSSDDDATATRPIQPRRRPPPPPQATIQLPSQNRRQPQEKEDHPPSGELRVLVLGAKGAGKSSLLSRFSQGTFPPATQPTAATTTTSPSGESHSGSCRHPIFLLPSTTGDSKKKKYIIDALEFPSNQSSSNPLLEQALAITEAAVVVYDTASADSFRLAKGVVEFILEHFDPLTPSPNNSANRRVYPVVLVGNKFDNDKEREVSEDEGREAAGKMGVRCMMGVSARTGEGVQGVFETIGAEVLAAKRATTTAREVGREMVQGGGYEKAGNRPQLVRQGGSAGGSKKKGGLLRRMFWGRKLHTRQGVA is encoded by the exons ATGGTCGCCTCCTTCGTCTGGACCGCAGAAGAGGCCAAATACCTCAAAGCCGTCCTCCGCTGGCAAGACGCCCCCTCCTCAGACGACGACGCCACCGCTACCAGACCAATACAACCCAGAAGGagaccaccccctcccccacaggCAACTATCCAACTTCCTTCCCAAAACCGCAGGCAAccccaagaaaaagaagaccacccaccatcaggTGAACTCCGCGTGTTGGTCCTTGGGGCGAAAGGAGCAGGGAAATCCTCTCTTTTGAGCAGA TTTTCGCAAGGCACATTCCCTCCcgccacccaacccacagcagcaacaacaacaacgtcACCATCAGGGGAGTCCCACTCAGGAAGCTGCCGACATCCcatctttctcctcccctccacaacGGGGgacagcaaaaaaaagaaatacaTCATCGACGCGCTAGAATTCCCTTCCAATCAGTCATCTTCGAACCCATTGCTGGAGCAAGCACTGGCCATCACCGAGGCGGCGGTTGTGGTCTATGACACGGCAAGCGCCGATTCTTTCAGGTTGGCgaaaggggtggtggaattCATCTTGGAGCATTTCGACCCACTCACACCATCCCCCAACAATAGCGCCAACAGGAGGGTTTATCcagtggtgctggtggggaaTAAATTTGACAATgacaaggagagagaggttagcgaggatgaggggagaGAGGCGGCCGGGAAGATGGGGGTTAGATGTATGATGGGGGTTAGTGCCAGGACGGGAGAAGGGGTACAAGGGGTGTTTGAGACTATCGGGGCGGAGGTTCTAGCTGCGAAGAGGGCAACAACTACGGctagggaggtggggagggaaatGGTTCAGGGTGGTGGGTATGAGAAGGCGGGCAACAGGCCCCAACTTGTGAGGCAAGGAGGGAGTGCAGGCGGGAGTAAAAAGAAAGGGGGTCTACTGAGAAGGATGTTCTGGGGGAGGAAACTCCACACGCGACAGGGGGTTGCTTGA